In Marinicauda algicola, one DNA window encodes the following:
- a CDS encoding ArsR/SmtB family transcription factor yields the protein MAAGTLSEDEAVTRLSALAHETRLKLFRILIAAGPQGLPAGTLAERLGVSPSNLSAHLAILSHAGLVAARRDGRRRIYSVDLTEAGALIDFLVSDCCAGHPEVCEAIAPGALSCR from the coding sequence ATGGCTGCAGGGACGCTTTCCGAGGACGAGGCCGTGACGCGTCTTTCCGCGCTCGCCCATGAAACGCGCCTGAAGCTCTTCCGTATCCTCATCGCCGCGGGACCGCAGGGCCTGCCGGCCGGCACGCTCGCCGAACGCCTCGGCGTGTCGCCGAGCAATCTGTCGGCCCATCTCGCCATCCTCTCCCATGCCGGCCTCGTCGCCGCCCGGCGCGACGGGCGCCGGCGGATCTACTCGGTCGACCTCACCGAGGCGGGCGCGCTCATCGATTTCCTCGTCTCCGACTGCTGCGCCGGCCATCCCGAGGTGTGCGAGGCGATCGCCCCGGGCGCGCTTTCCTGCCGTTAG
- a CDS encoding arsenate reductase ArsC, with translation MNILVLCTGNSARSIIAEVLFTELGRPCGVRGHSAGSDPRGEPHPMALTVLEAHGHDTSGLASKRWDVFARPDAPVMQAVVTVCDSAAAETYPVWPGAPVQAHWGLADPAAVTEESRQREAFNATYQALRTRVEAFLKSDWRADDPVSLRNALEAAHA, from the coding sequence ATGAACATCCTCGTCCTGTGTACCGGAAATTCGGCGCGGTCCATCATCGCCGAAGTGCTGTTCACCGAGCTCGGCCGGCCCTGCGGCGTGCGCGGCCACTCGGCGGGCTCCGACCCGAGGGGCGAGCCCCACCCGATGGCGCTGACGGTGCTCGAGGCGCACGGCCACGACACCTCCGGACTCGCCTCCAAGCGCTGGGACGTGTTCGCCCGGCCCGACGCGCCGGTGATGCAGGCGGTCGTCACGGTGTGCGATTCCGCGGCCGCGGAGACCTACCCGGTCTGGCCGGGCGCGCCGGTCCAGGCGCACTGGGGGCTCGCGGATCCGGCCGCCGTCACCGAGGAGAGCCGCCAGCGCGAGGCCTTCAACGCGACCTACCAGGCCCTGCGCACCCGGGTGGAGGCCTTCCTGAAATCGGACTGGCGCGCGGACGATCCGGTCTCGCTGCGCAATGCGCTGGAGGCTGCCCATGCGTGA
- the arsB gene encoding ACR3 family arsenite efflux transporter — translation MREDPARTPEMAPPPEAGIGLFEKWLSVWVGLAILAGIGLGTLAPGLFEALAALEYASVNLPVAVLIWAMVYPMMVNVDFASLKHVGDRPKGLVITLAVNWLVKPFTMALLAVVFFETVFAPFIDPADAQQYIAGLIILGAAPCTAMVFVWSQLTKGDATYTLVQVSVNDLVMVFAFAPIVALLLGVTDIAVPWETLLLSVGLYVVVPLAAGMATRQLLLRGGREEGAARLADFTARIKPASVIGLVATVVLLFGFQGETILAQPLVIAMIAVPLLLQSYGIFLAAYGAAWLWKVPFNVAAPCALIGTSNFFELAVAVAISLFGLNSGAALATVVGVLVEVPVMLSLVALANRTRGAFG, via the coding sequence ATGCGTGAGGACCCCGCAAGGACGCCGGAGATGGCGCCGCCGCCGGAGGCGGGGATCGGCCTGTTCGAGAAATGGCTCTCGGTCTGGGTCGGGCTCGCGATCCTCGCCGGGATCGGTCTCGGCACGCTGGCGCCCGGCCTGTTCGAGGCGCTGGCGGCGCTCGAATACGCCTCGGTGAACCTGCCCGTCGCCGTGCTGATCTGGGCGATGGTCTATCCCATGATGGTCAATGTCGACTTCGCCAGCCTGAAGCATGTCGGCGACCGGCCGAAAGGGCTCGTCATCACGCTGGCCGTGAACTGGCTGGTGAAGCCCTTCACCATGGCGCTGCTCGCGGTGGTCTTCTTCGAGACCGTGTTCGCTCCCTTCATCGACCCGGCCGACGCGCAGCAATACATCGCCGGGCTGATCATTCTCGGCGCCGCGCCATGCACCGCCATGGTCTTCGTCTGGTCCCAGCTGACGAAGGGCGATGCGACCTACACCCTCGTCCAGGTCAGCGTGAACGACCTCGTCATGGTGTTCGCCTTCGCGCCCATCGTCGCGCTCCTGCTCGGCGTGACCGACATCGCCGTGCCGTGGGAGACGCTGCTGCTCTCGGTCGGGCTCTACGTGGTTGTTCCCCTCGCCGCCGGCATGGCGACGCGGCAGCTCCTGCTGCGCGGCGGGCGCGAGGAGGGCGCGGCGCGGCTCGCCGACTTCACCGCGCGCATCAAGCCGGCCTCGGTGATCGGGCTCGTGGCCACCGTCGTGCTGCTGTTCGGCTTCCAGGGCGAGACCATCCTCGCCCAGCCGCTGGTGATCGCGATGATCGCGGTGCCGCTGCTGCTCCAGTCCTACGGGATATTTCTCGCCGCCTACGGGGCAGCCTGGCTCTGGAAGGTGCCGTTCAACGTCGCCGCTCCGTGCGCGCTGATCGGCACGTCGAACTTCTTCGAACTGGCCGTGGCCGTCGCGATCTCCCTGTTCGGGCTGAACTCCGGCGCCGCGCTCGCCACCGTGGTCGGCGTGCTCGTCGAGGTGCCGGTCATGCTCTCCCTGGTCGCGCTCGCCAACCGGACGCGCGGCGCGTTCGGCTGA
- a CDS encoding 1-acyl-sn-glycerol-3-phosphate acyltransferase, producing the protein MGRMEREPQDTHIVDRLIEERAVRLRQSRAWPLVKAVFYPLLGYSRAVQVADAIAGLSGRDALDWAEGFLSMRVEAHGLERLPGEGACVIVANHPGGIADGIAVWQAIKARRPDAVFFANLDAIRVCPGLAERVIPVEWRVTARSRQKTRETLRLAVQAFREQRCVVVFPAGRMSVWSWKRWRLVEQEWMPTAAGLAKKFGAPVLPVGIRQRMSLAFYALGQVHEELKHMTVFHELLAKRGARYCLAFGPARDPDADLPRSEAGATQVLRAETEVLAGRA; encoded by the coding sequence ATGGGGCGCATGGAGCGCGAGCCGCAGGACACCCACATCGTCGACCGCCTCATCGAGGAGCGCGCCGTCCGGCTGCGACAGAGCCGGGCCTGGCCGCTAGTCAAGGCGGTCTTCTATCCGCTGCTGGGCTATTCCAGGGCGGTGCAGGTCGCCGACGCGATCGCCGGGCTGTCGGGGCGCGACGCGCTCGACTGGGCGGAAGGCTTCCTGTCGATGCGCGTGGAGGCCCACGGGCTGGAGCGGCTGCCCGGCGAAGGCGCGTGCGTCATCGTGGCCAACCATCCCGGCGGCATCGCGGACGGCATCGCGGTCTGGCAAGCGATCAAGGCGCGCCGGCCGGACGCCGTGTTCTTCGCCAACCTCGACGCGATCCGCGTCTGCCCGGGCCTGGCCGAGCGGGTCATTCCGGTGGAATGGCGCGTCACCGCACGCTCGCGCCAGAAGACGCGCGAGACGCTGCGCCTGGCGGTGCAGGCGTTCAGGGAGCAGCGCTGCGTCGTGGTGTTCCCGGCCGGGCGCATGTCGGTGTGGAGCTGGAAGCGCTGGCGCCTCGTCGAGCAGGAGTGGATGCCGACGGCCGCGGGCCTGGCGAAGAAGTTCGGCGCGCCGGTTTTGCCGGTCGGCATCCGCCAGCGCATGAGCCTGGCCTTCTATGCGCTCGGCCAGGTCCACGAGGAGCTCAAGCACATGACCGTGTTCCACGAGCTCCTGGCCAAGCGCGGCGCGCGCTACTGCCTCGCCTTCGGTCCGGCACGCGATCCCGATGCCGATCTGCCCCGGTCGGAGGCCGGAGCAACGCAGGTTCTGCGCGCCGAGACCGAGGTCCTCGCCGGCCGGGCGTGA
- a CDS encoding BLUF domain-containing protein, with translation MTLSRLIYISRPAFPIRAGWLQGPLADILSAGLRNNPENGLTGLLGVERNRFFQILEGDIACLTLTFERIARDKRHFDIRRVTLEPVSRRLFDDWAVAFAMRATLPPGAPAEPDFEAMSAEEILARGQLLRQTGVVAERERIGFCKAS, from the coding sequence ATGACGCTCAGCCGACTGATCTATATCAGCCGTCCCGCCTTCCCCATCCGTGCCGGCTGGCTGCAGGGCCCGCTCGCCGACATCCTGTCGGCGGGGCTGCGCAACAATCCGGAGAACGGGCTGACCGGCCTTCTCGGCGTCGAACGCAACCGCTTCTTCCAGATCCTGGAAGGCGATATCGCCTGCCTGACGCTGACCTTCGAGCGCATCGCCCGTGACAAGCGCCATTTCGACATCCGCAGAGTGACCCTGGAGCCGGTCTCGCGGCGCCTGTTCGACGACTGGGCGGTCGCCTTCGCGATGCGCGCCACCCTGCCGCCCGGCGCTCCGGCGGAACCCGACTTCGAGGCCATGAGCGCCGAGGAGATCCTCGCCCGCGGCCAGCTCCTGCGCCAGACCGGCGTCGTCGCGGAGCGCGAGCGGATCGGGTTCTGCAAGGCGAGCTGA